The window GATGTTGGTATGCCGGTCGGCCTCCGTAGACCGTTTCTCTCAAGTCATTTTCATTCAAGGTGATGAATTTGCCGCTCTCTAACTCTGCGTATATCTCCTTTGTATTGCCGGATCCACCTCTCGCTTCAATACTTCTCAATATGGCGATCTCCCATACAT of the Syntrophales bacterium genome contains:
- a CDS encoding winged helix-turn-helix domain-containing protein, with amino-acid sequence MNVWEIAILRSIEARGGSGNTKEIYAELESGKFITLNENDLRETVYGGRPAYQHQVRSHLSNMRQAGDLRRVKRGTYALTEKGLQRVRS